The Gemmatimonadota bacterium genomic interval CAGCACGACTCGCTAACCGTCCTCCAGCGGCCCCTGCGCTGGCGGACCCGCGTCCTCCGGGGGGCCGTCTGCTCCAACGCGATAGATCCTCTCGCCGTATAAACAGAAACACTACTACAAAACAAAATCAGACAATTCTATAATCCCCGATATTGGGGGTAATCTCCCGATCCATGGAGGCTTCGGTCGGATTGGGCCCGCTGGAAGGGAAATTGAGACCGGCCATGGAGATACCTCCGGCAATCGTCGTCAGCTCCGGACGCTGCGGTTCGACCATGCTGTCCGACATCCTGAACTCGCATCCGGACATTCTCAGTATATCCGAGTTGTTCATCCTGCAGGGCCGCGCCCTGTTCCACTTCCGGCGCCTGACCGGCAACGAGATGTGGGGCATCGTCAGCAGGCAGACGAGGGCGCAGCGCCGGCAACTCGGCAGCCATTCCGATGCGCTCCTGTACCCGGTCGGCACCCCGCGCGGCCGCTACGCCGGCGCGGAAATACCCCCCATTTCATGGGTTGCGCTTCCGCATATCACCGACCGGCCCGACGACCTGCTCGACGAGATCGAGCCGGTGATCCGCTCCCAGCCGCGCCAATATGCGGCCGATCATTATCGGGCGATGTTCGCCTGGTTGCGCCGGAAGTTCGACCGGAAGGTCTGGGTGGAACGCTCGGGCGGGGCCGGGATGTATGCGCCCAGACTGGCGACAATGTTTCCCGAGGCGAAGTTCATCCATCTCTACCGCGACGGGCGCGATACCGCCATGTCGATGAAGAAACACCCCGTATTCCGCGAAGCCATGCGCTACATCACGACCATGAGGGAATATGGCGTGGATGCGCTGAAACCGATGACAGGGGTCTCGGGACATGCGTTCCGGGACTGGGCGCTGCTGCGCACGCAGCTTCTCGTATATGTCGTCTTCCTGTTCAACAGGACCAGGAACCGGGAATTCACGCTTCCCGAATTCGGGAAATTCTGGTCGGACATAGTGGACCTAGCGGACCGGTTTCTGGACACGCTTCCGCCGGAAAAGGTTCTGCGTGTGCGGTTCGAGGACATGCAGAGCGAACCGGAGAAAGAGATCGCGCGCCTCGCGCGGTTTCTCGACCCGTCCCTGGAAGATCCGAAATGGGTGAAGGAAGCGGCGCGGATCCCCCGCCCGACGCCTTCGAAGCTGGGAGACCTCGTTCCCGCCGAGCGAGCCGCCCTGACCGAAGCCTGCCGGTCGAGCCTCGAACGCCTCGGCTACGGCCTGGGGGACTCATGAGCCGGTCTCGCACAGCCGGAACCGGCCTGAGAGGCGCGCTTCCGTTTTCATTCACGCTTCTGCTTTTGCCTCTGGTTGTAGCCATGGCGCTGGATTTGCTGCCAGACTTCATTCCGTGGGTCGTTCCATGGGTAATCTTGCCGCTTGTTCCCTTCATCAAAATTATGGAAACATTACGCAAGGACGACGTCCCGAACCTGGATCGAAACACGCCGGAATCCCAAGTATTCTGGCATATGGCGATTCTGGTGATTTGGGCGGTATGCTACCCATTGTTGGTAATCTTCATACTCTGGGCCGTATGCAACATACCGACCTTGTTGATCTACGAACGTCTCGTTCTGCTCGTGTTTTGCGGAATGCTCGGCAGACTCGTCACCATAACGTCGCATGACCTGATTCACAGGCCGAAATTATGGATGCGGCGACTGGCGGAATTCACGATGGGTGCAGTCGCCATGCCGCATATGCACACGGAACATGTTTATATGCATCATCCGCATGTCGCAACGCCGCGGGACAAGGAGTCCGCGCGAATTGGGCAAAGCTATTACAATTACTTCCTTACAGGGCTTCCCTATGTCTATGCGGAGTCGATTCGCCTCCAGGCGCACCGATTAGCCCGCCGCGGCCTGCCGTTCTGGCACAAGTCGAACCCGGTCTGGCTATGGATCGCCATGTGGGTCGCCTGGCCCGTCATGGCGCTGATTATCGGAGGATGGTAGGGGCTCGCCGCCTGGGTGTTCATAGCCTTGTTCGCGGCTTGGGGGATCAGGGCCGTCGACTATATGCAGCATTACGGTTTGCAGCG includes:
- a CDS encoding sulfotransferase, translated to MLSDILNSHPDILSISELFILQGRALFHFRRLTGNEMWGIVSRQTRAQRRQLGSHSDALLYPVGTPRGRYAGAEIPPISWVALPHITDRPDDLLDEIEPVIRSQPRQYAADHYRAMFAWLRRKFDRKVWVERSGGAGMYAPRLATMFPEAKFIHLYRDGRDTAMSMKKHPVFREAMRYITTMREYGVDALKPMTGVSGHAFRDWALLRTQLLVYVVFLFNRTRNREFTLPEFGKFWSDIVDLADRFLDTLPPEKVLRVRFEDMQSEPEKEIARLARFLDPSLEDPKWVKEAARIPRPTPSKLGDLVPAERAALTEACRSSLERLGYGLGDS